In Hymenobacter volaticus, the genomic window TCTGCTTGAACACTGATATCAGAATGACGCCGTTTTGGATGCAGATGCCGAAGAGGGCAATGAACCCGATACCGGCCGAAATGCTGAAGTTGGTATGGGTGATTAGCAGCGCCGCAATACCGCCAATAATGGCAAACGGCACGTTGAGCAGCACCAGTCCGGCGTCTTTCAAATTGCCGAACAGTATGAAGAGAATAAAGAAAATCAGGGCCAGCGAAACCGGAACCACTTGGGTGAGGCGTTCGGTGGCGCGGCGCTGGTTTTCGAAGTCGCCAGTCCATTTCATGCTGTAGCCTTTGGGCAAGCTCACCACCTTATTCACCTCGCGCTGGGCTTCCTCAATGGTGCTGCCCATGTCGCGGCCCCGGATGCTGAACTTCACGGCCGAGAAACGCTGGTTGTCGTCGCGGTAGATGAGCGAGGGGCCCGTAACGTCTTCGATGGTCGCAATTTCGGAGAGGGGCACGGATTTGCCGTTTTGGGTAGGCACCATCAGGGCTGCAATCTGGCGGTTCGACTCGCGGAACTGCTGTTGGTAGCGCACCCGGATGGGGAATTTCCGCTCGCCTTCGTACATCTGCGAGGCCTGCTTGCCGCCCACGGCCATTTCCAGCACGGCGTTGGCGTCGGATTTGCTCACGCCGTAGCTGGCCATGCGCCTCTCGTCTAGCTCCACGTGCAGTTCCGGCTGCCCGATGTTGCGGAGCACACCCAAATCGTCGATGCCCTTGATGTGCTTGAGCACGCCGTATACTTGGCGGCCTTTTTGTTCCATCAGCTTGAGGTCGTTGCCGTAAATTTTCACTGCAATAGAGCCTTTCACGCCGGAAGCAGCTTCTTCCACGTTGTCGGTGATGGGCTGCGAAAAGTTGAAATCCACGCCGGGAAAGCGGTTAAGCTTTTCCTTCATGCCCGCAATCAGGGCCTCGCGCTTGTCTTTGTGCTTCATCTCGGCCTGCACCTCCGGCGTGTGCTTGAGCTGCACCAGAAACTCGTTGTTATAGAAGCCGGTCGGGTCGGTACCGTCGTTGGGACGGCCGGTTTGACTTACCACGTCGCCCACCTCGGGGAAACTGAGGAACACGCGGCGCATCTCGTTGCAAAGCTTGTTGCTTTCTTCCAGCGAAATACTCAGCGGCAACTGCGCCCGCACATAAATGGAGCCTTCATTCAGCTCGGGCAAAAACTCGGAGCCTAGAAAGTGGAAAGAACCCATGCCCACCACCACAGCCACGGTGGCTACCAGTAGGCTGGCAGTTTTACGGGCGTAGGTGAAAGCAAAGAACCGTTGCGCGCCCTTGTTGATGCCGCGCACAAAGAAGTTGTCTTTCTCTACCACGTTCTTCTTCAGCAAGATGCTAGTAAGCACCGGCACCAGCGTAAGCGTGAAGATGAGCGCCCCGAGCAGGGCAAAGCCCAACGTCCAGGCCAGCGGCGAAAATACTTTGCCTTCCACTTTCTCGAACGAGAAGATGGGTAGCAACGCCGTGATGATGATGGCCTTGGAGAAGAAAATGGCTTTCCCCATGTCGCGGCCGGTTTTCTTGATCAAACCCGACTTCGCAAGCTTGTTGAACTTCTCCATGCCCATCTTGTGGGCCTTGTGGTCGAGGGCTACGAACAGCCCCTCCACCATCACCACCGCTCCGTCGATAATGATGCCGAAGTCGATGGCGCCCATACTCAACAGGTTGGCGCTCATGCCTTTCAGCCGCAAACAGATGAAGGCGAACAGCAAGGCCAGCGGAATAATCACCGACACGATAACTGTAGTGCGCCAGTCGGCCATGAACACGAACACGATAACTGTCACGAGCACAATGCCTTCCAGCAAGTTGTGAATTACGGTTTCGGTGCTGAAGTCGATGAGTTGCTGCCGGTCGTAGAAGGTGTGGATTTGCACGCCGGCCGGTAGAATCTTCTCGTTAAGCAGCGTCACCTTGTCTTTGAGGCGAGCAATAACTTCGGACGGATTTTCACCCTTGCGCATCACCACTATGCCTTCCAGCACGTCGTCGTTGAGGCCACGCCCCACCCGGCCTAGCCGTGGCAGCGCCGACTCCTGCACCTGCGCCACGTCCTTCACCAGAATTGGGGCCCCGTTCACGTTCTTGATGACCGTGTTGTTGATGTCGGAAATGTTGTTAAGTAGGCCGATGCCGCGCACCACGTAGTTCTGCTGACCCTGGTTTATCACGTCGCCGCCCACGTTGATGTTGGAGCGCTGAATCGTGTTGTAGAGGTCGAGGGGCGTGATGTTGAAGGTCTGAAGCTTGCCGGGGTTCACGCTGATTTCGTAGGCTTTCACTTCCCCGCCGAAGCTGTTTACGTCGGCCACGCCAGGCACGGCTTTCAGGTTGCGTTCCACCACCCAATCCTGAATGGTTTTCAACTCGCGCGTCGTCTTGTCCTTGCTCTGGAGCGTATAGCGGAAAATTTCGCCGGTGGGGCCGTAGGGCGGTTGCACGTCGGGTTCGGCGCCTTCGGGCAGGTCGGCCTGGCTGAGCAGGTTGTTGACTTGCACGCGGGCAAAGGCATCGTCCACACCATCATCGAAAATCACCTTCACCACCGACAGCCCGAAGAGAGTAGTGGACCGGATGCTGGTTTTCTTCTGCACCGGATTGAGAGAAATTTCAATCGGAGCCGTCACAAACTTCTCAATCTCCTCGGCCGAGCGGCCGGGCCACTGCGTGATAATGGTAATTTCCGTGTTCGTAACGTCCGGAAACGCCTCAATTGGCGTGTTGCGGTAGCTTATCACCCCGGCCACGATGACGGCCAGCGTCATCAGGAACACGAAGCCCCGGTTTTTAAGCGAAAAGGCAATAATGCCCTGAATGAATTTATTCATGATAAGTCGTGGCTGACTATATAGGTGTCGTCAGGCTGAGCGAAGTATCTCGCGGGCTGACGTTGATATGGGTATTGGTCGTGCTGCGCTTGCCGAAGCATCTCGTGTGCATCGCTGCGCAAGTGTCAGGTTTTACTACACTGGCGAGAGAAGCGCTTCAACTCTGCTCAGCAGACGCGCAGCTAGTCGTTCAACTCGTCGTATACCAGCAGCTGATTTTGGGCAATGATTCGCTCGCCGTCGCGGAGGCCGGAGTGCACATAGCTCACGTTGCCCACCGTTTTGGCTATTTCTACCTCGCGGGTTTCGATGTGCTGCCGGTCTTTGAACACCATCACGAAGTTGCGGTCCTTATCGAACACCACGCAGTTGGCGGGTACGGCCAGCATGCGGCCGGTTTCGGTGTTGCGTACCTTGATTTGGGCGTACATCTCGGGTTTGAGCAGGTAGCCGGGATTTTCGAGGCGCACGCGCACCCGCATCACCTTGCTTTCCGGGTCGAGTACGTTGAACACCTTGTCGATGCGGCCCGTGAA contains:
- a CDS encoding efflux RND transporter permease subunit: MNKFIQGIIAFSLKNRGFVFLMTLAVIVAGVISYRNTPIEAFPDVTNTEITIITQWPGRSAEEIEKFVTAPIEISLNPVQKKTSIRSTTLFGLSVVKVIFDDGVDDAFARVQVNNLLSQADLPEGAEPDVQPPYGPTGEIFRYTLQSKDKTTRELKTIQDWVVERNLKAVPGVADVNSFGGEVKAYEISVNPGKLQTFNITPLDLYNTIQRSNINVGGDVINQGQQNYVVRGIGLLNNISDINNTVIKNVNGAPILVKDVAQVQESALPRLGRVGRGLNDDVLEGIVVMRKGENPSEVIARLKDKVTLLNEKILPAGVQIHTFYDRQQLIDFSTETVIHNLLEGIVLVTVIVFVFMADWRTTVIVSVIIPLALLFAFICLRLKGMSANLLSMGAIDFGIIIDGAVVMVEGLFVALDHKAHKMGMEKFNKLAKSGLIKKTGRDMGKAIFFSKAIIITALLPIFSFEKVEGKVFSPLAWTLGFALLGALIFTLTLVPVLTSILLKKNVVEKDNFFVRGINKGAQRFFAFTYARKTASLLVATVAVVVGMGSFHFLGSEFLPELNEGSIYVRAQLPLSISLEESNKLCNEMRRVFLSFPEVGDVVSQTGRPNDGTDPTGFYNNEFLVQLKHTPEVQAEMKHKDKREALIAGMKEKLNRFPGVDFNFSQPITDNVEEAASGVKGSIAVKIYGNDLKLMEQKGRQVYGVLKHIKGIDDLGVLRNIGQPELHVELDERRMASYGVSKSDANAVLEMAVGGKQASQMYEGERKFPIRVRYQQQFRESNRQIAALMVPTQNGKSVPLSEIATIEDVTGPSLIYRDDNQRFSAVKFSIRGRDMGSTIEEAQREVNKVVSLPKGYSMKWTGDFENQRRATERLTQVVPVSLALIFFILFILFGNLKDAGLVLLNVPFAIIGGIAALLITHTNFSISAGIGFIALFGICIQNGVILISVFKQNMVRKLSLNFSIADGVTSRVRPVVMTALMATIGLMPAAMSTGIGSETSKPLAIVVIGGLITGTILTLFIFPLIFERAYRAEHSKYGPQPELAVEQQEPVLVH